The following proteins are encoded in a genomic region of Takifugu rubripes chromosome 9, fTakRub1.2, whole genome shotgun sequence:
- the ttc38 gene encoding tetratricopeptide repeat protein 38 isoform X2 → MTPASWRDCQAWRDEGLTLSTSSNEACKLYDAILTQYVKWKNDETMGGIEGCISALQAADPNFVMGHMISTGLELVGTASTTRLNERLAGAVRRTVELANAQDITHREKLHVRAMELFSQGDFPKAADAWEDILLDHPTDMTALKFAHDTYFYMGAQLPMRDSVIRVLPHWKPHNPLYRYLNGMLSFGLLETRLYDQAEKVAMEGLALTPDDAWAVHSLAHVYEMRAEVDKSLSFFERTEKDWQSADMLASHNNWHWALNFIEKGQYEAALEIFDSKIFRFCKSSGAMLDIVDACSLLYRLEMEGVCVKDRWQELFRVTRPHSDDHVTLFNDFHFLMVSLGAKDSSTSRRLLEGLQELSKEPGNNQQHHLAGTVGVPMCQAMMEYDQGNHDRAFELLYPLRYKILGIGGSDAQRDLFSQLMVHAAMKSEKKRNQKLGRCLLMERDTVRPNSPLTQRLMRKALVLHD, encoded by the exons ATGACTCCTGCAAGTTGGAGGGACTGTCAG GCCTGGCGAGACGAAGGTCTGACACTGTCCACCAGCAGTAATGAGGCCTGCAAACTCTATGATGCCATACTTACACAG TATGTGAAATGGAAAAATGACGAAACTATGGGAGGAATTGAAGGATGCATTTCTGCTCTCCAAGCAGCTGACCCCAACTTTG ttatgggtcacatgatcagcaCAGGCCTGGAGCTGGTGGGGACGGCGAGCACGACCCGTTTGAATGAGCGTCTCGCCGGTGCAGTGAGACGGACCGTGGAGCTTGCCAATGCTCAGGACATCACGCACAGAGAGAAGCTCCATGTCAGAGCGATGGAGCTCTTTTCTCAGGG GGACTTTCCCAAGGCAGCTGATGCATGGGAGGATATTTTGCTCGACCACCCTACCGATATGACGGCTCTCAAGTTCGCTCACGACACCTACTTCTACATGGGAGCTCAGCTGCCCATGAGGGACTCTGTGATCCGTGTTTTGCCCCATTGGAAGCCACACAACCCTCTGTATAG GTATCTGAATGGGATGCTTTCCTTCGGTCTTCTGGAGACGCGCCTCTATGACCAGGCCGAGAAGGTGGCGATGGAG GGCCTCGCTTTGACTCCAGATGATGCCTGGGCCGTCCACTCCCTGGCCCACGTGTACGAGATGAGGGCGGAAGTGGACAAGAGCTTGAGTTTCTTTGAGAGAACGGAGAAGGACTGGCAG AGCGCCGACATGCTGGCCAGTCACAACAATTGGCACTGGGCTCTGAATTTCATAGAGAAG GGACAATATGAAGCTGCTCTGGAAATATTTGATTCTAAG ATTTTCCGCTTCTGTAAATCTTCTGGAGCCATGTTGGACATTGTCGATGCCTGTTCGCTGCTCTACAGACTGGAAATGGAGG GCGTGTGCGTCAAAGATCGCTGGCAGGAGCTGTTCCGGGTGACGCGACCTCACAGCGATGATCACGTGACCCTGTTCAACGACTTCCACTTCCTGATGGTCTCACTGGGAGCCAAAGACAGCAGCACATCTCGGCGACTACTGGAAGGCCTCCAGGAACTGTCTAA GGAACCAGGAAACAATCAGCAGCACCATCTGGCAGGGACAGTTGGCGTGCCGATGTGTCAGGCCATGATGGAGTATGACCAGGGAAACCACGACCGGGCTTTCGAGCTGCTCTACCCGTTGCGCTATAAAATACTGGGAATCGGTGGCAGCGACGCACAG AGAGATCTCTTCAGTCAGCTGATGGTTCACGCCGCCATGAAatcagaaaagaagaggaaccAGAAACTGGGAAG ATGTCTTCTGATGGAGCGTGATACCGTGAGACCAAACTCTCCTCTGACGCAGCGGCTGATGAGGAAAGCGTTAGTTCTCCACGACTAG
- the ttc38 gene encoding tetratricopeptide repeat protein 38 isoform X1, translating to MTPASWRDCQAWRDEGLTLSTSSNEACKLYDAILTQYVKWKNDETMGGIEGCISALQAADPNFVMGHMISTGLELVGTASTTRLNERLAGAVRRTVELANAQDITHREKLHVRAMELFSQGDFPKAADAWEDILLDHPTDMTALKFAHDTYFYMGAQLPMRDSVIRVLPHWKPHNPLYRYLNGMLSFGLLETRLYDQAEKVAMEGLALTPDDAWAVHSLAHVYEMRAEVDKSLSFFERTEKDWQSADMLASHNNWHWALNFIEKGQYEAALEIFDSKCFELISQCYLPLYSKIMRIFRFCKSSGAMLDIVDACSLLYRLEMEGVCVKDRWQELFRVTRPHSDDHVTLFNDFHFLMVSLGAKDSSTSRRLLEGLQELSKEPGNNQQHHLAGTVGVPMCQAMMEYDQGNHDRAFELLYPLRYKILGIGGSDAQRDLFSQLMVHAAMKSEKKRNQKLGRCLLMERDTVRPNSPLTQRLMRKALVLHD from the exons ATGACTCCTGCAAGTTGGAGGGACTGTCAG GCCTGGCGAGACGAAGGTCTGACACTGTCCACCAGCAGTAATGAGGCCTGCAAACTCTATGATGCCATACTTACACAG TATGTGAAATGGAAAAATGACGAAACTATGGGAGGAATTGAAGGATGCATTTCTGCTCTCCAAGCAGCTGACCCCAACTTTG ttatgggtcacatgatcagcaCAGGCCTGGAGCTGGTGGGGACGGCGAGCACGACCCGTTTGAATGAGCGTCTCGCCGGTGCAGTGAGACGGACCGTGGAGCTTGCCAATGCTCAGGACATCACGCACAGAGAGAAGCTCCATGTCAGAGCGATGGAGCTCTTTTCTCAGGG GGACTTTCCCAAGGCAGCTGATGCATGGGAGGATATTTTGCTCGACCACCCTACCGATATGACGGCTCTCAAGTTCGCTCACGACACCTACTTCTACATGGGAGCTCAGCTGCCCATGAGGGACTCTGTGATCCGTGTTTTGCCCCATTGGAAGCCACACAACCCTCTGTATAG GTATCTGAATGGGATGCTTTCCTTCGGTCTTCTGGAGACGCGCCTCTATGACCAGGCCGAGAAGGTGGCGATGGAG GGCCTCGCTTTGACTCCAGATGATGCCTGGGCCGTCCACTCCCTGGCCCACGTGTACGAGATGAGGGCGGAAGTGGACAAGAGCTTGAGTTTCTTTGAGAGAACGGAGAAGGACTGGCAG AGCGCCGACATGCTGGCCAGTCACAACAATTGGCACTGGGCTCTGAATTTCATAGAGAAG GGACAATATGAAGCTGCTCTGGAAATATTTGATTCTAAG TGCTTTGAGCTGATCTCACAGTGTTACTTACCACTTTACTCAAAGATAATGCGG ATTTTCCGCTTCTGTAAATCTTCTGGAGCCATGTTGGACATTGTCGATGCCTGTTCGCTGCTCTACAGACTGGAAATGGAGG GCGTGTGCGTCAAAGATCGCTGGCAGGAGCTGTTCCGGGTGACGCGACCTCACAGCGATGATCACGTGACCCTGTTCAACGACTTCCACTTCCTGATGGTCTCACTGGGAGCCAAAGACAGCAGCACATCTCGGCGACTACTGGAAGGCCTCCAGGAACTGTCTAA GGAACCAGGAAACAATCAGCAGCACCATCTGGCAGGGACAGTTGGCGTGCCGATGTGTCAGGCCATGATGGAGTATGACCAGGGAAACCACGACCGGGCTTTCGAGCTGCTCTACCCGTTGCGCTATAAAATACTGGGAATCGGTGGCAGCGACGCACAG AGAGATCTCTTCAGTCAGCTGATGGTTCACGCCGCCATGAAatcagaaaagaagaggaaccAGAAACTGGGAAG ATGTCTTCTGATGGAGCGTGATACCGTGAGACCAAACTCTCCTCTGACGCAGCGGCTGATGAGGAAAGCGTTAGTTCTCCACGACTAG
- the tspan33b gene encoding tetraspanin-33b isoform X1 gives MHLTCFGAGFYTPGGSTHTNTKTVRLNYRIRVSQGKSKVQPGQESAQYRKLQTQIFSLLIVAIGVYAKVQKATDTVRDTFFVDPAVILIVVGVVMFFITFCGCIGALRENIRLLKTFSFSLTLVFLTQLAMAILGFFYSDQTRDALGKFVRKAIVHYRDDLDLQNLMDYIQKEFKCCGWNNYTDWSWNLYFNCTPGNPSSERCAVPYSCCTPVPGEAVINTMCGFGVQTQNHLETYKSIYPVGCADKAVMWIESHLLLVGALALGLALPQLSSTGAPPTCARRSLDSRYLRWLLSSRSQASCCPRF, from the exons ATGCATCTGACGTGCTTTGGCGCAGGTTTTTACACACCTGGAGGcagcacgcacacaaacaccaaaacTGTGAGATTAAA TTACCGCATCAGGGTTTCACAAGGAAAATCTAAAGTCCAACCTGGACAAGAATCTGCCCAGTACAGGAAGCTCCAAACCCAG ATCTTCTCTTTGTTGATTGTTGCCATCGGCGTGTATGCCAAAGTCCAGAAAgccacag ACACGGTGCGAGACACGTTCTTCGTCGACCCAGCTGTCATCCTAATCGTGGTGGGGGTGGTCATGTTCTTCATCACGTTCTGCGGATGCATCGGAGCCCTCCGAGAGAACATCCGCCTCCTCAAGACA TTCTCCTTCAGCTTGACCCTGGTCTTCCTCACCCAGCTGGCCATGGCCATCCTGGGCTTCTTCTACTCGGACCAG ACTCGGGACGCTTTGGGAAAGTTTGTGAGGAAAGCCATCGTGCACTACAGGGACGACCTGGACCTGCAGAATCTGATGGATTACATCCAGAAAGAG TTTAAATGCTGTGGATGGAACAACTACACAGACTGGTCTTGGAATCTGTACTTCAACTGCACACCTGGAAACCCCAGCTCGGAGCGCTGCGCCGTTCCTTACTCCTGCTGCACCCCTGTCCCTGGAGAG GCAGTGATTAACACAATGTGTGGTTTTGGGGTTCAAACCCAGAACCACCTGGAGACATACAAGTCCATTTACCCAGTGGGCTGTGCAGACAAAGCCGTGATGTGGATTGAGTCTCATCTGCTGCTGGTTGGGGCTCTCGCCCTTGGCCTGGCCTTACCTCAG CTCAGCTCCACAGGCGCGCCCCCGACGTGCGCTCGGCGCAGCCTCGACAGTCGTTATTTACGgtggctgctctcctccagatCGCAGGCATCGTGCTGTCCCAGATTCTGA
- the tspan33b gene encoding tetraspanin-33b isoform X4, whose protein sequence is MDRKLNLDRAETFSFVNPWIRYFLFFFSFLFWIFSLLIVAIGVYAKVQKATDTVRDTFFVDPAVILIVVGVVMFFITFCGCIGALRENIRLLKTFSFSLTLVFLTQLAMAILGFFYSDQTRDALGKFVRKAIVHYRDDLDLQNLMDYIQKEFKCCGWNNYTDWSWNLYFNCTPGNPSSERCAVPYSCCTPVPGEAVINTMCGFGVQTQNHLETYKSIYPVGCADKAVMWIESHLLLVGALALGLALPQIAGIVLSQILISQIQDEITSVS, encoded by the exons atGGATAGAAAATTGAACCTGGACCGGGCCGAGACATTCTCCTTCGTCAACCCCTGGATCAgatattttctcttcttcttcagcttcctgttttgg ATCTTCTCTTTGTTGATTGTTGCCATCGGCGTGTATGCCAAAGTCCAGAAAgccacag ACACGGTGCGAGACACGTTCTTCGTCGACCCAGCTGTCATCCTAATCGTGGTGGGGGTGGTCATGTTCTTCATCACGTTCTGCGGATGCATCGGAGCCCTCCGAGAGAACATCCGCCTCCTCAAGACA TTCTCCTTCAGCTTGACCCTGGTCTTCCTCACCCAGCTGGCCATGGCCATCCTGGGCTTCTTCTACTCGGACCAG ACTCGGGACGCTTTGGGAAAGTTTGTGAGGAAAGCCATCGTGCACTACAGGGACGACCTGGACCTGCAGAATCTGATGGATTACATCCAGAAAGAG TTTAAATGCTGTGGATGGAACAACTACACAGACTGGTCTTGGAATCTGTACTTCAACTGCACACCTGGAAACCCCAGCTCGGAGCGCTGCGCCGTTCCTTACTCCTGCTGCACCCCTGTCCCTGGAGAG GCAGTGATTAACACAATGTGTGGTTTTGGGGTTCAAACCCAGAACCACCTGGAGACATACAAGTCCATTTACCCAGTGGGCTGTGCAGACAAAGCCGTGATGTGGATTGAGTCTCATCTGCTGCTGGTTGGGGCTCTCGCCCTTGGCCTGGCCTTACCTCAG atCGCAGGCATCGTGCTGTCCCAGATTCTGATCTCTCAGATCCAGGATGAGATTACTTCGGTGTCGTGA
- the tspan33b gene encoding tetraspanin-33b isoform X2: protein MHLTCFGAGFYTPGGSTHTNTKTVRLNYRIRVSQGKSKVQPGQESAQYRKLQTQIFSLLIVAIGVYAKVQKATDTVRDTFFVDPAVILIVVGVVMFFITFCGCIGALRENIRLLKTFSFSLTLVFLTQLAMAILGFFYSDQTRDALGKFVRKAIVHYRDDLDLQNLMDYIQKEFKCCGWNNYTDWSWNLYFNCTPGNPSSERCAVPYSCCTPVPGEAVINTMCGFGVQTQNHLETYKSIYPVGCADKAVMWIESHLLLVGALALGLALPQIAGIVLSQILISQIQDEITSVS, encoded by the exons ATGCATCTGACGTGCTTTGGCGCAGGTTTTTACACACCTGGAGGcagcacgcacacaaacaccaaaacTGTGAGATTAAA TTACCGCATCAGGGTTTCACAAGGAAAATCTAAAGTCCAACCTGGACAAGAATCTGCCCAGTACAGGAAGCTCCAAACCCAG ATCTTCTCTTTGTTGATTGTTGCCATCGGCGTGTATGCCAAAGTCCAGAAAgccacag ACACGGTGCGAGACACGTTCTTCGTCGACCCAGCTGTCATCCTAATCGTGGTGGGGGTGGTCATGTTCTTCATCACGTTCTGCGGATGCATCGGAGCCCTCCGAGAGAACATCCGCCTCCTCAAGACA TTCTCCTTCAGCTTGACCCTGGTCTTCCTCACCCAGCTGGCCATGGCCATCCTGGGCTTCTTCTACTCGGACCAG ACTCGGGACGCTTTGGGAAAGTTTGTGAGGAAAGCCATCGTGCACTACAGGGACGACCTGGACCTGCAGAATCTGATGGATTACATCCAGAAAGAG TTTAAATGCTGTGGATGGAACAACTACACAGACTGGTCTTGGAATCTGTACTTCAACTGCACACCTGGAAACCCCAGCTCGGAGCGCTGCGCCGTTCCTTACTCCTGCTGCACCCCTGTCCCTGGAGAG GCAGTGATTAACACAATGTGTGGTTTTGGGGTTCAAACCCAGAACCACCTGGAGACATACAAGTCCATTTACCCAGTGGGCTGTGCAGACAAAGCCGTGATGTGGATTGAGTCTCATCTGCTGCTGGTTGGGGCTCTCGCCCTTGGCCTGGCCTTACCTCAG atCGCAGGCATCGTGCTGTCCCAGATTCTGATCTCTCAGATCCAGGATGAGATTACTTCGGTGTCGTGA
- the tspan33b gene encoding tetraspanin-33b isoform X3 codes for MDRKLNLDRAETFSFVNPWIRYFLFFFSFLFWIFSLLIVAIGVYAKVQKATDTVRDTFFVDPAVILIVVGVVMFFITFCGCIGALRENIRLLKTFSFSLTLVFLTQLAMAILGFFYSDQTRDALGKFVRKAIVHYRDDLDLQNLMDYIQKEFKCCGWNNYTDWSWNLYFNCTPGNPSSERCAVPYSCCTPVPGEAVINTMCGFGVQTQNHLETYKSIYPVGCADKAVMWIESHLLLVGALALGLALPQLSSTGAPPTCARRSLDSRYLRWLLSSRSQASCCPRF; via the exons atGGATAGAAAATTGAACCTGGACCGGGCCGAGACATTCTCCTTCGTCAACCCCTGGATCAgatattttctcttcttcttcagcttcctgttttgg ATCTTCTCTTTGTTGATTGTTGCCATCGGCGTGTATGCCAAAGTCCAGAAAgccacag ACACGGTGCGAGACACGTTCTTCGTCGACCCAGCTGTCATCCTAATCGTGGTGGGGGTGGTCATGTTCTTCATCACGTTCTGCGGATGCATCGGAGCCCTCCGAGAGAACATCCGCCTCCTCAAGACA TTCTCCTTCAGCTTGACCCTGGTCTTCCTCACCCAGCTGGCCATGGCCATCCTGGGCTTCTTCTACTCGGACCAG ACTCGGGACGCTTTGGGAAAGTTTGTGAGGAAAGCCATCGTGCACTACAGGGACGACCTGGACCTGCAGAATCTGATGGATTACATCCAGAAAGAG TTTAAATGCTGTGGATGGAACAACTACACAGACTGGTCTTGGAATCTGTACTTCAACTGCACACCTGGAAACCCCAGCTCGGAGCGCTGCGCCGTTCCTTACTCCTGCTGCACCCCTGTCCCTGGAGAG GCAGTGATTAACACAATGTGTGGTTTTGGGGTTCAAACCCAGAACCACCTGGAGACATACAAGTCCATTTACCCAGTGGGCTGTGCAGACAAAGCCGTGATGTGGATTGAGTCTCATCTGCTGCTGGTTGGGGCTCTCGCCCTTGGCCTGGCCTTACCTCAG CTCAGCTCCACAGGCGCGCCCCCGACGTGCGCTCGGCGCAGCCTCGACAGTCGTTATTTACGgtggctgctctcctccagatCGCAGGCATCGTGCTGTCCCAGATTCTGA